From a region of the Fischerella sp. JS2 genome:
- a CDS encoding SIMPL domain-containing protein, protein MNKPTLLGSQLLTGNLWKSLSFAMLVCITFTQPVLAQDKQRMLRTLTVTGRGVETIPATLAQVVLGVEVQAKTAQEAQQEAARRSSAVVARLLSRNVEKLQTTGITLNPVYSYKDNIQRLTGYSASNTVSFRIGTDKAGPLLDEAVKAGATQISGISFVATDEAIAQAQKQALKEATQEAQQQAEAVFGALGFQRKEVVSIQINGASPPPPPPRPMFRTDAAQTANASTPVEGGEQQVEASVTLEISY, encoded by the coding sequence ATGAATAAACCCACCTTGTTGGGTTCTCAGTTATTGACTGGGAACTTATGGAAGAGTTTATCATTTGCCATGCTGGTATGTATTACCTTTACCCAGCCTGTCCTAGCACAAGACAAACAAAGGATGTTACGAACTCTCACAGTTACTGGTCGCGGGGTAGAAACAATTCCTGCTACTCTAGCTCAAGTGGTATTAGGTGTAGAAGTACAGGCTAAAACTGCCCAAGAGGCACAACAAGAGGCTGCTCGTAGATCATCAGCTGTGGTAGCACGGCTCTTGAGCCGTAATGTCGAGAAACTACAAACTACTGGCATTACTCTTAATCCAGTATATAGTTATAAAGATAACATTCAACGTCTAACTGGTTATAGTGCTAGTAATACTGTAAGTTTCCGTATCGGTACTGATAAAGCTGGCCCGTTGTTAGATGAAGCAGTCAAAGCTGGAGCAACGCAGATAAGCGGTATTAGTTTTGTGGCTACTGATGAAGCGATCGCTCAAGCCCAAAAGCAAGCACTAAAAGAAGCTACTCAAGAAGCTCAACAGCAAGCTGAAGCCGTTTTTGGTGCTTTGGGTTTCCAACGTAAAGAAGTAGTAAGCATTCAAATCAACGGAGCAAGCCCACCACCTCCACCGCCACGTCCCATGTTTCGTACAGATGCGGCTCAAACAGCAAATGCTTCCACTCCTGTAGAAGGTGGTGAACAGCAAGTAGAAGCATCGGTAACGTTGGAAATTAGTTATTAG